The Ignavibacteriales bacterium genome has a window encoding:
- a CDS encoding helix-turn-helix transcriptional regulator, which translates to MDKAKRKRLESAGWKVGTANDFLNLSSEESAYIELKLQLAKNLQKRRIEKRLTQTEVARMLKSSQSRVAKMEAGDPTVSVDLLIRSLLTLGARPKALLRSIAQ; encoded by the coding sequence ATGGATAAGGCAAAACGAAAACGTCTCGAATCTGCAGGATGGAAAGTTGGTACCGCCAATGATTTCTTAAACCTTTCCTCTGAAGAATCTGCATACATCGAACTTAAACTTCAATTGGCGAAGAACTTGCAAAAACGCCGTATTGAAAAAAGACTCACACAGACAGAAGTAGCACGTATGCTTAAATCAAGCCAATCTCGTGTAGCAAAAATGGAAGCTGGAGACCCGACTGTCTCTGTTGATTTACTCATTCGTTCTCTTTTGACTCTCGGCGCTAGACCAAAAGCTCTACTGCGATCTATCGCTCAATAA
- a CDS encoding alpha/beta hydrolase, producing the protein MVVFILLVLIFILGIGIVCLMPGHTALITDIRGKPVPGSIASLEKIKLGGVEQWILIRGENKENPLLLFLHGGPGTSEMGLVRKYNLAVLEKHFTVVVWDQRGAGKSYAAINPVSGMNIEQFVSDTHELTMLLCLRFNQKRICLVGHSWGSALGVLTVKKYPELYYAYVGIGQVVNGLEGERVSYEWTLAQAIKANDIKSVEKLKIMGAPPYSGNWRSKFIAQRAILAKYGGEVYGNPRGGFFITIGSLIKATEYSWIDRINFFRGIFASVHLMWPQILNVNLMEQASELKVPVYFLEGKHDYETPSILAEQYFEKLKAPHKELIWFDNSAHFLNVEEVDKFNEFFIKQVSQFKRV; encoded by the coding sequence ATGGTTGTCTTTATTTTACTAGTTCTAATTTTTATTTTGGGGATAGGAATCGTCTGCCTAATGCCTGGTCACACAGCGCTGATTACTGATATACGGGGAAAACCCGTCCCCGGAAGTATTGCCTCATTAGAAAAGATTAAACTGGGTGGCGTAGAACAATGGATTCTCATTCGTGGCGAAAACAAAGAAAATCCTTTATTGCTTTTTTTACATGGTGGTCCAGGAACCTCAGAGATGGGGCTTGTTCGAAAATACAATTTGGCAGTTTTGGAAAAACATTTTACGGTCGTCGTGTGGGATCAGCGCGGGGCAGGGAAATCTTATGCGGCGATTAATCCTGTGTCTGGGATGAATATAGAACAATTTGTTTCCGACACGCACGAACTGACCATGCTACTTTGCCTACGGTTTAACCAAAAAAGAATCTGTTTAGTAGGGCATTCTTGGGGCAGCGCCTTGGGAGTGCTTACAGTTAAGAAATATCCTGAACTCTACTATGCCTATGTCGGAATTGGTCAGGTAGTTAATGGTCTGGAAGGTGAGCGTGTTTCTTATGAATGGACTTTGGCACAGGCAATAAAGGCAAACGATATCAAATCCGTCGAGAAACTGAAGATAATGGGTGCACCTCCTTACTCTGGTAATTGGCGGTCAAAGTTTATTGCACAGCGTGCCATATTGGCTAAGTACGGCGGTGAAGTCTATGGTAATCCCCGGGGAGGTTTTTTCATCACCATCGGAAGTTTGATAAAAGCAACCGAATATAGTTGGATCGACAGGATTAATTTCTTTCGGGGAATCTTCGCTTCCGTGCACTTAATGTGGCCGCAAATTCTCAACGTTAACTTGATGGAGCAGGCTTCTGAATTAAAAGTACCTGTATATTTTCTGGAAGGAAAACACGATTATGAAACTCCTTCGATATTGGCAGAACAATATTTTGAGAAGTTGAAAGCACCTCACAAGGAACTGATCTGGTTCGATAATTCGGCGCACTTCCTCAATGTAGAAGAAGTTGACAAATTCAACGAGTTTTTTATCAAACAGGTTTCACAATTCAAGCGAGTATAA
- a CDS encoding DUF2911 domain-containing protein: MITKTFSILLAAAFIVTLVQAQVPVRVPQLSQAAKISQTVGLSEVSISYHRPGVKGRVIWGGLLPYDAVWRAGANEPTVITFSDDVTIEGNKLKAGSYRFVVIPSKTGEWALIFNSEIKNWGTVYDAKYDTLKIMVKPETGPQEEWMSFSFTDLTPASAQVVLAWEKIRLSFKIETNILAKLQASVGTWQVLNSAARFALDNKMYLEEGLAWVERSIALDKNARNLQTKAELLAQTGKVDNAIAIAEEAVKLAKANDPKTNTSGLEKMIADWKAKK, from the coding sequence ATGATTACAAAAACTTTTTCCATCCTGCTTGCCGCTGCTTTCATTGTTACATTAGTTCAGGCGCAAGTACCGGTGCGTGTTCCACAGCTTAGTCAAGCGGCGAAGATCTCACAGACTGTCGGCTTGAGTGAAGTTTCGATTTCTTATCACCGTCCGGGTGTGAAGGGCCGCGTCATCTGGGGTGGACTGCTGCCATATGATGCCGTTTGGCGGGCAGGTGCCAACGAACCAACCGTCATAACTTTTAGTGATGATGTGACTATCGAGGGAAATAAACTGAAAGCCGGATCATATCGGTTCGTCGTGATTCCTTCAAAGACAGGAGAGTGGGCGCTGATCTTTAACTCCGAAATCAAGAATTGGGGAACAGTGTATGACGCAAAGTACGACACATTGAAAATAATGGTAAAACCAGAAACAGGGCCACAAGAAGAGTGGATGTCGTTTAGCTTTACAGATTTGACACCTGCCTCTGCTCAAGTCGTGCTTGCGTGGGAAAAAATCCGATTGAGTTTTAAGATCGAGACCAACATACTTGCGAAGTTACAGGCGTCGGTGGGAACGTGGCAAGTGCTCAACAGCGCGGCACGGTTCGCACTCGATAATAAAATGTACCTCGAGGAAGGACTCGCATGGGTGGAGCGTTCTATTGCTCTTGACAAGAATGCGCGGAATCTCCAGACAAAGGCGGAACTCCTTGCACAAACCGGCAAGGTCGACAATGCAATCGCGATAGCGGAAGAAGCCGTGAAATTAGCGAAGGCGAATGATCCGAAAACAAACACAAGCGGATTAGAAAAGATGATCGCAGATTGGAAAGCTAAGAAGTAG
- a CDS encoding tetratricopeptide repeat protein, whose amino-acid sequence MRLKTLISQYFLMLVVVIASGCSRSSDDFLQAGRTDAKNLKYDQAIKNFNRAIELDSNNAQAYLERAFMACEIKNPVLLETDLSKYIELTKKPLAIAYTGRALSHMLAQTNTGESLADCDKAIAIDPSNIQGYAFKKQLLIQQGDTVQLKRFLNSLDDSTRSRLLQNNNNNKCRLTRRSS is encoded by the coding sequence ATGAGACTCAAAACACTTATTTCTCAATATTTCTTAATGCTCGTGGTTGTAATTGCTTCGGGATGTTCGCGTAGCAGTGACGATTTTCTCCAAGCTGGCCGGACTGATGCGAAAAACCTCAAATATGATCAAGCCATCAAAAATTTCAATCGTGCAATTGAGCTTGACTCTAATAACGCACAAGCATATCTGGAAAGAGCCTTTATGGCATGCGAAATAAAAAATCCAGTACTTCTGGAAACGGATTTATCAAAGTACATAGAACTCACTAAAAAGCCTTTGGCTATTGCATACACAGGCAGAGCGTTGTCTCATATGTTGGCTCAAACTAATACTGGCGAATCATTGGCAGATTGTGACAAAGCTATTGCAATCGATCCATCAAACATCCAAGGTTATGCTTTCAAGAAACAATTGTTAATCCAACAAGGTGATACGGTTCAATTGAAGAGGTTTCTTAACAGTCTAGATGATTCGACGCGGTCAAGGCTACTTCAAAATAATAATAATAATAAATGCCGCCTAACCAGGCGCTCAAGCTGA
- a CDS encoding trypsin-like peptidase domain-containing protein, whose amino-acid sequence MAILENSRRSLLLQLLCNDQPLGTGTGFIVISKKGPVLITNRHIATGRHNITGQPMSPSGGIPNKVQIAHNCLGKPEEWVLRTELLLKDDSPQWIEHPTLGALADFVALPLTQLNDVKLFPYSLIQVGHAVIKIAPAEVVSVVGFPFGKTGGGSLAIWATGFIATEPDIDFEGQPKFLIDCRTRPGQSGSVVIAHRNGGSVTLENERHVVSSRPMTRFLGIYSGRINDQSDLGIVWKASSINELVESI is encoded by the coding sequence ATGGCAATACTCGAAAATTCAAGACGATCCCTATTACTTCAGCTTCTATGTAATGATCAGCCGCTTGGAACTGGCACTGGTTTTATCGTTATAAGTAAAAAGGGTCCCGTCCTGATTACCAATAGACACATAGCTACTGGACGGCATAACATTACAGGGCAACCGATGTCCCCATCCGGCGGTATTCCCAACAAAGTACAAATTGCTCATAATTGTCTTGGCAAACCAGAGGAATGGGTATTACGAACCGAGTTACTTTTAAAGGATGATTCACCACAATGGATAGAACACCCAACTCTTGGGGCCTTGGCTGATTTTGTCGCACTTCCTCTTACTCAACTTAACGATGTTAAATTATTTCCATATTCATTAATTCAAGTTGGGCATGCAGTTATCAAAATTGCACCAGCGGAAGTTGTAAGTGTTGTTGGATTTCCATTTGGTAAAACTGGAGGTGGCTCGTTAGCTATTTGGGCTACCGGTTTTATTGCGACCGAACCCGACATTGATTTCGAAGGCCAACCAAAGTTTCTAATTGATTGTAGAACAAGGCCAGGTCAATCTGGTTCTGTAGTCATTGCTCATCGAAACGGTGGTAGTGTGACATTGGAAAATGAACGTCATGTGGTATCTAGTCGACCCATGACAAGATTTCTTGGTATCTATAGTGGCAGAATCAATGATCAATCAGATCTTGGAATTGTATGGAAAGCATCTTCAATTAATGAACTTGTTGAATCCATATAG
- a CDS encoding methyltransferase domain-containing protein, giving the protein MSFAKFMAAQLRQPSGFFGRYVMVHLLNRINVSINSLTIEALQLDPRDHVLEVGFGGGDLIARMSRVLSRGRITGVDFSQDVVEICTKRFASLIRAGIIDLHCANVVELPFDSNMFTKVCTVNTIYFWPDPLAALHEIHRVLKEDGKLVVCFSPRIAMENRGKVIRHGFRLYEPEEVSALLSEAGFRDVQLVLGKNRSRECIAAEGKK; this is encoded by the coding sequence ATGAGTTTTGCAAAATTCATGGCAGCGCAACTCCGGCAGCCGTCTGGTTTCTTCGGTCGGTATGTGATGGTGCATCTTCTCAATCGCATCAATGTATCCATAAACAGTCTGACAATTGAAGCTCTGCAACTGGATCCTCGTGATCATGTGCTGGAAGTTGGCTTCGGCGGTGGAGACCTGATAGCAAGAATGTCACGTGTTCTGAGCCGGGGCCGTATCACAGGTGTGGATTTTTCGCAAGATGTCGTTGAGATTTGTACAAAACGTTTTGCATCGCTCATCAGGGCTGGAATAATCGATCTGCATTGTGCAAACGTTGTGGAACTTCCGTTCGATTCCAACATGTTCACAAAAGTATGCACCGTGAACACTATATACTTCTGGCCGGATCCGCTTGCCGCACTTCACGAGATCCATCGTGTACTCAAGGAAGACGGTAAGCTGGTGGTTTGCTTCTCCCCGCGGATAGCAATGGAGAACCGAGGAAAAGTCATACGGCACGGGTTCAGGTTGTATGAACCGGAGGAAGTCAGCGCTCTTCTTAGTGAGGCAGGTTTTCGTGATGTGCAGCTTGTTCTTGGTAAAAATCGTTCCAGAGAATGTATAGCGGCAGAAGGTAAGAAATAA
- a CDS encoding DUF1801 domain-containing protein has protein sequence MKKPSVSQDQSASELISKRIAELGDWRGVTLSRMRKLIKKADPAVLEEWKWMGTPIWSHDGIICTGESYKNVVKLTFAKGASLKDPARLFNSSLEGNVRRAIDIHEGEEVDESAFKALVRQAVALNSSGKLNPLKKPKS, from the coding sequence ATGAAAAAGCCGAGTGTAAGCCAAGACCAGTCGGCATCGGAACTCATCTCGAAAAGAATCGCCGAACTCGGGGACTGGCGTGGTGTAACTCTTAGTAGGATGCGAAAGCTCATCAAGAAAGCAGACCCGGCCGTTCTCGAGGAGTGGAAGTGGATGGGCACTCCGATTTGGTCGCATGACGGTATCATCTGCACTGGCGAATCCTACAAAAATGTTGTGAAACTTACATTCGCCAAGGGCGCGTCTCTGAAAGATCCGGCCCGTCTCTTTAACTCGAGTCTCGAAGGAAACGTACGTCGCGCGATTGACATCCACGAAGGAGAAGAAGTTGACGAATCCGCCTTCAAGGCATTGGTTCGCCAAGCAGTCGCTCTCAATAGTTCTGGCAAGTTGAATCCTTTGAAGAAACCGAAATCATAA
- a CDS encoding type II toxin-antitoxin system RelE/ParE family toxin gives MNDDDKPIVWLHGEVKTPPLSKNARLEAGFLLRRLQAGEKLSLPFSKPMPIIGARCHELRINDENKIWRIIYRIDSDAIIILEIFQKKTQQTLKQIIDICKHRLRLYDEL, from the coding sequence ATGAATGATGACGACAAACCTATTGTTTGGCTACACGGTGAAGTAAAAACTCCGCCTTTATCAAAGAACGCCCGCCTTGAAGCTGGCTTTTTATTGAGACGGCTACAAGCGGGAGAAAAGCTAAGTCTCCCCTTCTCAAAACCGATGCCAATAATTGGAGCAAGATGCCACGAACTCCGAATTAACGATGAAAATAAAATATGGCGTATCATTTATCGGATTGATTCTGATGCTATAATTATCTTAGAAATATTCCAGAAGAAAACACAACAGACATTAAAACAAATTATTGATATCTGCAAGCATCGCTTACGCTTGTATGACGAATTGTAA
- a CDS encoding SDR family oxidoreductase, whose product MTQSIFKNKVVIITGASSGIGRELAYQLAAQGAWLSLAARTTERLESVRTECEARGGKAIAISTDVSEQTQCEALIRKTVEHFSRLDILINNAGKTMYANFEDVRDPSIFEKLMRVNYLGSVYCTYYALPYLKQTQGRILGVSSLTGKTGVPTRSGYSASKHAMAGFFDSLRIEVAPHNVSVTMIYPGFVATAVREQAFGENGQSVGRSTVRESEVMPVETCAKIILRAAAQRNREVVMTLRGKIGIWLKLIAPGLVDRIARKAIRRGR is encoded by the coding sequence ATGACACAATCGATTTTCAAAAATAAAGTGGTTATCATTACCGGAGCTTCAAGTGGAATCGGCCGCGAACTTGCATATCAACTCGCAGCACAAGGCGCATGGCTATCGCTTGCCGCACGTACTACAGAGCGCTTAGAATCGGTAAGAACTGAGTGTGAAGCCCGTGGCGGAAAGGCGATTGCTATTTCAACAGATGTGAGTGAACAAACCCAGTGTGAGGCGCTGATTCGTAAGACTGTGGAACACTTTTCGCGTCTTGATATATTGATCAATAATGCTGGGAAGACGATGTATGCGAATTTTGAAGATGTTCGTGATCCCAGTATATTTGAAAAACTCATGCGTGTCAATTATCTGGGAAGTGTTTATTGCACATATTATGCCTTGCCGTACTTGAAGCAAACGCAGGGACGCATACTCGGTGTGTCCAGTTTGACCGGCAAAACGGGCGTGCCGACGCGGAGCGGCTATTCGGCGAGTAAACATGCAATGGCAGGGTTCTTTGACTCGCTGCGTATCGAAGTGGCACCGCATAACGTGAGTGTTACGATGATCTACCCCGGATTTGTAGCGACAGCAGTGCGTGAGCAAGCGTTTGGCGAGAATGGCCAATCCGTTGGACGAAGTACTGTGCGAGAAAGTGAAGTGATGCCGGTTGAAACGTGTGCGAAAATAATTCTTCGGGCTGCTGCGCAGCGTAATCGGGAAGTGGTGATGACATTGCGCGGCAAAATCGGGATATGGCTGAAACTGATTGCGCCTGGACTGGTCGATCGCATTGCTCGCAAGGCTATTCGAAGGGGCCGTTAG
- a CDS encoding DUF3795 domain-containing protein: MGKSYVQLKKYPTIAVCGLDCGLCPRFYTVGKSRCPGCAGPNFFAKHPSCSFITCCVKKNNLEVCAECSTFPCSKFKSNEEYQKLKESSSFPSSKKIMSNLIFIKDHGIEKFMEQQKVRMKLLKTMIEKFDDGRSRSYFCKASTLIDSRILKSSIDKAILKIRVDKINQDDVKSKAKILKTILDKYLIGVLTN; encoded by the coding sequence ATGGGAAAATCATACGTTCAATTAAAAAAATACCCAACGATTGCCGTATGCGGTCTTGATTGCGGCTTATGCCCTAGATTCTATACTGTAGGTAAATCAAGATGTCCCGGATGTGCAGGTCCTAATTTCTTTGCTAAGCACCCATCATGTTCCTTTATTACTTGTTGCGTAAAGAAAAATAATCTTGAAGTTTGTGCTGAATGTTCAACCTTCCCGTGTTCCAAATTCAAAAGCAATGAAGAATATCAGAAATTGAAAGAATCTTCTTCTTTTCCTTCATCCAAGAAGATCATGTCTAATTTGATTTTTATCAAAGATCACGGTATCGAGAAATTCATGGAACAACAGAAAGTACGGATGAAATTGCTCAAAACAATGATAGAAAAATTTGATGATGGCAGATCTAGAAGTTATTTTTGCAAAGCATCAACATTAATTGACTCAAGGATTCTTAAAAGTTCAATAGATAAAGCAATTTTGAAAATCAGAGTTGATAAAATCAATCAAGATGACGTTAAAAGCAAGGCAAAAATACTTAAAACTATTCTTGATAAATATTTGATTGGAGTATTAACTAACTAA